From the genome of Nodularia sp. NIES-3585:
TTGTTGAAAAATAACCTCAATTTGTTCTTGCAGAAGTGGAACTTTATTCTGCACAATGTCCCAAATTGTTTCGTTTTCTAGACTGAAATAAGCATGAGCTAAAATATCTCTTAAACCTGCTATTTTCCGCCACTCTACCGTAGGATAACGATTTCTAGTTTCCGTCGGTACTTGCTTAATTGCCTCCCCGATAATTTGCAGATTTCGCAGCACAGCATCAAACCTCAACTCATCTTCAAAAAACTGGTCATAGCTGATACCTTCCGTATAACGCAAAACCTTGTGACAACTGTTCAAAATATCTTCAAAATACAGTCTGAGACTACGAGACATAGATGGCCTCTGTTTCAATGACATCTCTAATTTGAGGCTTTAACATCTTCTTGCTAACTACATCTACGGGACATCCCAAACTATCCTCCAGAAAAAACTTTAAGTCCATGTAACAGTCAAACGTCACCTTGCCGTCAAACTCCACTAATAAATCAATATCACTTTTAGCCGTGGCTTCATCCCTCGCTACCGAACCAAATACAGCCATAGATTTTACACCATAGCCACGAATTTCTGCCCCATGAGCTTTTAAAAAAGCGATTAAATTTTCTCGGTTCATTTTTTTAATCCTCAACCATTTTTCAGGGAATAAACCAGAACTAATCCTGATATTACATCATGTCATTCATAGCAATTGTTCAGCATATTTTTCTAACCAAATCTGCAAAGTATTTTCATCAATCTCCCCAGATGCTAAACCCTCCATCACTAACACTATTTCCGGCTCCGGTGCATTGAAACTATAAGCATTCAGTCCCAAAAAAACATACATTGCCATAAAAGCTGTACGCTTATTCCCATCCACAAAGGGATGATTTTTACAGAAAGCAAAACCATAAGCCGCCGCCAATTCCCAGAGCGAAACCTCCGGCTGATAAGAAAATTTATGCTGAGGACGGGCTAAACTCGCTGCTAACAACGCCGAATCTCTCACCCCAGATAAACCGCCATACTGAGAAATCAAACCTTCATGGATAGCCAGCACCATCTGTTCTGTCAGCCAAGTTGGTTGATTCACTTAGCCAGTTCCTTCAACGCATGACGAAACTTCTGGCTACCTTCCCGATAAATGGCCATCGCTTTCTCAAACTCAGGATCATAAGGACTAAGCTGGAGTCCATGTTCAGTTTCTGTCACAAATAAGGTATCACCTTCGGAAAGGTTGAGCTTTTCTAACGACTCCTTAGAAAATGTTACCCCTACTGAATTACCAATTTTGCGTAACTTTAAGGTTTGGATCATGAAACTTTCCCTAATGTAATTACAAATGTAACTACCATTTTAACCTTAAATTCCCAATTCCTCAAAGTTTTTAGCGATCGCACTGGCTAAGTCCACCGCTTCCTGATTTAAGTCTTTTAACTCAATGTGGATGTCCCGCAACGTCTCCTCAAAATCAAAATCTTCATCTACCTCCTCTGGAGTAACCCCCACATACCGCCCCGGTGTTAAACTCCAATCATTAGCCTCTAATTCTTCACGGTCTACCAGCTTCACCAATCCTTCCACATCCCGCAACTTCGCATCAGGGAACCGCACCATCAGCCATTGTGCTTGACGGAAGAAATACCGCACCTGTTTTAATTGATTCACCAACTGCTGACGGGAAGCATCCATCTGTTTAAGACCATTCTTCACGTCCCGACTGACCCAGTTTTTGCTCTCCTTCGCTGCTAAATCAGCCTCACAATGATCTACCAGACGACCTGCTAATTTATAAACCAAATCCGTCTGCTTCACCAAATCTCGGCTCGATTCAGACAATGACATCACCCGTTCCACAAAATTATTCAGGGCTGAAGCTTCTGCTTCTGGTGGTGTTAACCCGCTAATAAATTTGTCGGCGAAATCTTCACCATCAGCTTTGAGGGTTTTGCAGGTTGGCTGAAATTCTCCCCATAACTCATCCTTCTCATCTAACAGATTGAGAAACGGTGCTACAGTTTTTTGCAAATTAGAGATCGCACCTTGATAATCTGCCAAAGCACCTACACAAATATTTCCCTCATCCAGCATTTTCGCCAGATAACCTTGCACCAAAGCCAAAAAACGCTGTGATTCTCCACGATAAAGCCAAACTATGGCGAGAATATTCTGTAACTGTTCTGGGCTGAAATCATAAATTTTGCGTGTCACCTTACGATAGATGTTCCGAGCATCAATCATCAACACCTTATCCCGCATCTGGGGCGATTTTGCCCGATTGAGAAACCACAACTCACAAGGCACAGTTCGGGTATAGAAAAAATTACTGCGAATGGAAATCATCAATTCCACATCACACGTTTCAATCACTTTTTGACGGACTTTCGCCTCATCCCGTCCCGCACTGGAAGCTTGGGATGACATGACAAAACCTGCTCGTCCCTTTTCATTTAAGTAACTGTGAAAATAACTAATCCAAAGATAATTACCATTAGAAACCTTCTTGTTTTTATTCACCCCCGGTAAGCCAAAGGGCAAACGTGGATCTTTCTCTACTCGCCCAGCATCCACTTCATCCACGTTAAATGGTGGATTAGCCATGACAAAATCAGCTTTACCAATGAGTTCTAAAGGGTCTTCGTAGTAAGTAATCGCTTGGCGTATATCCCCCCCTAACCCATGAACTGCAAGGTTCATCTTGGCTAATCTAATAGTCGTGGGGTTCTTTTCTAAACCTCTAAAGGTCAACTTTTGCGGGTTATCATTACGCTGCTCCACTAACCGCGCACTTTGAACAAACATTCCCCCCGAACCACAAGCCGGATCTAATACTGTCCCCTGATCCGGCTCTAGCACATTGGCAATTAAGGAAACTAGAGAAATGGGGGTAAAAAACTCTCCCCCATCATGGGCTTTGAGGTCTGCAAATTTGGTTAAAAAATACTCATAAATCCGCCCGAACACATCCCCAGAAACTTTTTTTAGTTCCTCTGGGTTTAACTGTCGCAGGATTTGTCCTAATACTTCATTATCTAAATTCTTATATTCATCCTTCGGCAAAATCCCCTTTAAAGACTCGTAATCAGTCTCAATGGAGTCCATCGCTTGAAAAATCGCCTCAGCACGGTCTACACTGTCTGGTAGCGACACCAAATAATCAAACTGTGCCTCTGGTTTGAGGAAAATCGCCCCTTTTTGGGAGAAATCCTCCTTTGTACACTCTCTGGTTTTCCCGCCCCGTTTGGGAAGATTCGCCTCAATATCCTCTTTTGCTACCAAAAAACGACTGTAGGCATGGCGTAAAAAAATCAGCCCCATCACAGGCATGAAGTATTCATTACTGGCATAGTTTGAGTTTGACCGTAATGTATCTGCTGCTGACCACAACCGTTTTTCAATGGCTTCGATGTGTTCGAGTTGACCCATGAATACTGCGTACCTTCAATTGGCTGAAATTTTTCCGGTTACTTTGGCGTAAACCTGATCCATTAATGATTTTAGAGCTATTTGGTAATACTTTTGCATGACTACGAGATTGCGATCGCGTTCGCGGAGCGTGTGCTTTGCACTCAGCGCTGCTGCAAGCAGATCGCTACGCTGACCGAAGGAAGGTATCGCCGCCGCAATAGAAACCTTTGCCACAGTCAGGTAGAAAACACAGATGGCAACGGACATACCAACAAGCTGTAAGCTAAGTAAAGAAGGGTATTGCTAGAGTGCGGGTGTTTTCATGGCCATAGAACGGGAATCGGTAAATTTTAAACTTCCCAAATCTTTAGTTGCAGCACTCAGAAGCGAAGCCAAAAAACGCAACATCTCAGCTACAGAGTTAGTAGTCCAAAGTCTACATCAAGTGCTGGGGCAGACGGAAGTCACTGAGAATGGTATAGAAAATGTTCTACACCACGTCATCAACCGACTCTCAGCACTGGAAGCAAATCAGGTACATAATACAAACAGTTTAGAGAATCGCTTACAAGAAATTGAAACAATGTTGGGGGATCTCAGCCAGAGTATAGAACACAGTATAGAATCGACATCACCTCAACAACAAGCACAACAACCGAGTCACTTGGAACAAAAGTTAGAAACTGTTACCAAAAGCCTTGCCCAAATTAATCATACACTTGGGCAGCTGCGTCACCAAGGAAATACAGGCAGAAGACAATTTTCATCATCTCATCCATTCCAGGGAAGACAAGTAGAACTTAACTTCTGCACTGGGGAAAGTTTAGCTCGGAGATTGGGTGTTGATGAATTAAGTCTGTCTAGGGAGCGAGAAAGTCTCACACCATCTGAGTTCGAGTCATGGAGCCGTCATCGAGATCCTGGTACTCGTGGCTGGCGTTTTGGTGACGATGGATTATATTACCCCGTCAAGTGATCTTAACTGTGAATGATGGCATTCTACTCTACCGGAGGCGATGTACTACGCCCCACTGTAATTGATTGATTGCCTCAGCGCGATGGGCTACGCCCCACCGTAGGTGATCGCGGCGATAGCGTTCGCGGAGCGTGTGCTTTGCACTCAGCGCTGCTGCAAGCAGATCGCGCCGCACCATCGCCAGAAGTTAAACTAACCATGTATATATTGTCATGGAAATTGTTGATTAACTTTTTATGTCCCTTCAGGTTTACGGAATCCCCAACTGTGGCACTTGTAAAAAAGCTTTTACGTGGCTCCAAGACAACAGCATTGAGTATGAATTCATTAACACCAAAGAAATGCCGCCCACCCTTAACATGATTCAAAACTGGGTGAAGTCCTTGGGTTTTGCGCCCATGCGTAATACCTCTGGCCAATCATACCGTGCTTTAGGTGAAGAAAAGAAGACTTGGACTGATCAACAGTGGATTGACGCGATCGCTCAAGATGCCATGCTGCTCAAACGTCCACTTTTCGTCAAAAATGGCACAGCCATACTGGTAGGCTTTAGAGATGAAAAAGTCATTCGAGCCAAATTAGAGATTTAGTCCCCAAACCCCGACTCCCTGAAGCATTCCCTTTAGATCGGGATAGCACACTTTGCCGATCTAAAACGGCTGGTATTGTTCGTTTTGGGGACTTGGTTGACCATCTAAATCCGTGGATACTGGGGTAAGCATACTCAACATGGCGATCGCACCCCGAATTTGCTCTGATTCTACTTCCAGATACCGTTGCAGCTGCTCTAGGTTGCGATGTCCACTGATTTCTTGAATGACTCGCAAGGGTACGCCATTTCTGTGCATGATCGTTAAGGCTGTGCGGCGACAACTGTGGCTACTTGCGCCTTCAATGTCAACCTGCTTGCATCCTTCGCGAAAGATCAGGGCTGCATAATCTTCATGCAAATGCCCCCGTCCCCAACGTCCGGGAAACAGGTATTGATCTAGGGAAGTTTTGTGTTTGTAGGCTTCCAGGAAGCGCCGCAAATCCTCTAGGACTGGGATGGTACGGGTGGCTAGTTTGCCCTTGGTGTTGCC
Proteins encoded in this window:
- a CDS encoding site-specific integrase gives rise to the protein MKIDRHGKAKVLTQQEIQRLFTEGLTTVRDRTLCAVMLYTACRVKECVTLKITDVYDRKGKVRPELILRKGNTKGKLATRTIPVLEDLRRFLEAYKHKTSLDQYLFPGRWGRGHLHEDYAALIFREGCKQVDIEGASSHSCRRTALTIMHRNGVPLRVIQEISGHRNLEQLQRYLEVESEQIRGAIAMLSMLTPVSTDLDGQPSPQNEQYQPF
- a CDS encoding DUF86 domain-containing protein, translating into MSRSLRLYFEDILNSCHKVLRYTEGISYDQFFEDELRFDAVLRNLQIIGEAIKQVPTETRNRYPTVEWRKIAGLRDILAHAYFSLENETIWDIVQNKVPLLQEQIEVIFQQEFGDG
- a CDS encoding Spx/MgsR family RNA polymerase-binding regulatory protein, with the translated sequence MSLQVYGIPNCGTCKKAFTWLQDNSIEYEFINTKEMPPTLNMIQNWVKSLGFAPMRNTSGQSYRALGEEKKTWTDQQWIDAIAQDAMLLKRPLFVKNGTAILVGFRDEKVIRAKLEI
- a CDS encoding type I restriction-modification system subunit M gives rise to the protein MGQLEHIEAIEKRLWSAADTLRSNSNYASNEYFMPVMGLIFLRHAYSRFLVAKEDIEANLPKRGGKTRECTKEDFSQKGAIFLKPEAQFDYLVSLPDSVDRAEAIFQAMDSIETDYESLKGILPKDEYKNLDNEVLGQILRQLNPEELKKVSGDVFGRIYEYFLTKFADLKAHDGGEFFTPISLVSLIANVLEPDQGTVLDPACGSGGMFVQSARLVEQRNDNPQKLTFRGLEKNPTTIRLAKMNLAVHGLGGDIRQAITYYEDPLELIGKADFVMANPPFNVDEVDAGRVEKDPRLPFGLPGVNKNKKVSNGNYLWISYFHSYLNEKGRAGFVMSSQASSAGRDEAKVRQKVIETCDVELMISIRSNFFYTRTVPCELWFLNRAKSPQMRDKVLMIDARNIYRKVTRKIYDFSPEQLQNILAIVWLYRGESQRFLALVQGYLAKMLDEGNICVGALADYQGAISNLQKTVAPFLNLLDEKDELWGEFQPTCKTLKADGEDFADKFISGLTPPEAEASALNNFVERVMSLSESSRDLVKQTDLVYKLAGRLVDHCEADLAAKESKNWVSRDVKNGLKQMDASRQQLVNQLKQVRYFFRQAQWLMVRFPDAKLRDVEGLVKLVDREELEANDWSLTPGRYVGVTPEEVDEDFDFEETLRDIHIELKDLNQEAVDLASAIAKNFEELGI
- a CDS encoding type II toxin-antitoxin system death-on-curing family toxin; the encoded protein is MNQPTWLTEQMVLAIHEGLISQYGGLSGVRDSALLAASLARPQHKFSYQPEVSLWELAAAYGFAFCKNHPFVDGNKRTAFMAMYVFLGLNAYSFNAPEPEIVLVMEGLASGEIDENTLQIWLEKYAEQLL
- a CDS encoding AbrB/MazE/SpoVT family DNA-binding domain-containing protein; its protein translation is MIQTLKLRKIGNSVGVTFSKESLEKLNLSEGDTLFVTETEHGLQLSPYDPEFEKAMAIYREGSQKFRHALKELAK
- a CDS encoding nucleotidyltransferase family protein; protein product: MNRENLIAFLKAHGAEIRGYGVKSMAVFGSVARDEATAKSDIDLLVEFDGKVTFDCYMDLKFFLEDSLGCPVDVVSKKMLKPQIRDVIETEAIYVS